A window of the Pseudomonas gozinkensis genome harbors these coding sequences:
- a CDS encoding bifunctional diguanylate cyclase/phosphodiesterase, producing MPKSVDRIPPMPRIQAIDPRRSEQSWESAPQLLAALNGARLGAWYWDIERGQISWSRGTQALFGFDPRQPLPEDLEYLDLLPPEDRAKTIRAFHAVIAGAPLEQAMHHRIRWPDGSLHWLEINGSLLPDKHGRPRMIGVIREITHQRQREQALSSSEKRFATLFHLCPNMVLLTRQEDGLISEANQYFESLFGWPVQSAIGRTTLELGLWVHPEQRAELVKKTKAKGELVSMEVQFRASNGQIHDGILSAQKVELEGQPYLLSTFLDTTERKVAEHALKDSQERLDLALDSAQLGTWDWHIPSGMLYGSARAAQLHGLEPKPFHESFEEFFEGVPGEERDSMRDAYRSLREGPAGNYQLTYRVQLPDGSSRYLESRARLYRDDNGAPLRMAGTLLDITDQVEREQRLVASEEKFATLFQVSPDPICVTRQETGEFIEINSSFSQTFGWSATDVIGHTAEEIGLWDASAKSLQRIERVIREQGLSNVAIIVQHKDGQSLTCVISSRQISVGNQPCIVTTLRDITQQQRSEAALKASEEKFAKAFHSSPDAITITERDTGRYLEVNDGFCRLTGYRADEVVGKTVYQVGIWAEEKQRSALLAELQIKGRVHHQEMLGRNKRGEILTVEVSVEPITLNETACLLLTARDVSLLKNAEAQIRHLAYHDPLTNLPNRALLMDRLSQQIALLKRHNLRGALLFLDLDHFKHINDSLGHPVGDTVLKIITARLEASVRMEDTVARLGGDEFVVLLSGLEGTRNEVSVQVRELADTIRELLSEPMFLDGQRLQVTPSIGVALIPDHGSTPTDLLKRADIALYRAKDSGRNTTQMYHNTMQKAASERLRMETDLRLALSRGEFDVHYQPQIDAQDNRIIGAEALVRWNHPELGAQSPTEFIKVLEDSGLILEVGTWILDEACEAFKQLIAEKLIDPLAFSLCVNISPRQFRQNDFVERIERSMSSHGLPCSLLKLEITEGIVIQNLEDTISKMRRLKKLGVSFAMDDFGTGYSSLTYLKRLPVDTLKIDQSFIRDATTDPNDAEIIRAIVAMARSLELEVIAEGVETPEQLAFLQGLGCHLYQGYLHSRPLPLEGLKGLLE from the coding sequence ATGCCGAAATCTGTTGACCGTATTCCGCCGATGCCGCGTATTCAGGCCATTGATCCACGGCGTTCCGAACAGAGCTGGGAGAGCGCGCCACAATTGCTCGCGGCGCTCAACGGCGCCCGGCTCGGCGCCTGGTATTGGGACATCGAGCGCGGCCAGATCAGTTGGTCGCGCGGCACTCAGGCCTTGTTCGGCTTCGATCCGCGACAACCGCTGCCCGAAGACCTGGAATACCTCGACTTGTTGCCGCCGGAAGACCGGGCGAAAACCATCCGCGCCTTCCACGCCGTAATCGCCGGCGCGCCGCTGGAACAGGCGATGCACCACCGCATCCGCTGGCCCGACGGCAGCCTGCACTGGCTGGAGATCAACGGCAGCCTGCTGCCGGACAAACACGGCCGGCCCCGAATGATCGGGGTGATCCGCGAAATCACCCACCAGCGTCAGCGGGAACAGGCCCTCAGCAGCTCCGAAAAACGTTTCGCCACGCTGTTCCACCTCTGCCCGAACATGGTCCTGCTGACCCGCCAGGAAGACGGCCTGATCAGCGAGGCCAACCAGTACTTCGAAAGTCTGTTCGGCTGGCCGGTGCAGAGCGCCATCGGCCGCACCACCCTGGAACTGGGCCTTTGGGTACATCCCGAGCAACGGGCGGAGCTGGTCAAGAAGACCAAGGCCAAGGGCGAACTGGTCAGCATGGAAGTGCAGTTCCGCGCCAGCAACGGCCAGATCCACGACGGCATCCTCAGTGCGCAAAAGGTCGAACTCGAAGGCCAGCCGTACCTGCTCAGCACCTTTCTCGACACCACCGAACGCAAAGTCGCCGAACATGCCCTGAAAGACAGCCAGGAACGCCTCGACCTCGCGCTGGATTCGGCGCAGCTCGGCACCTGGGACTGGCACATTCCCAGCGGCATGCTCTACGGCTCGGCCCGCGCTGCGCAATTACACGGCCTGGAGCCGAAACCGTTCCATGAATCGTTCGAAGAGTTCTTCGAGGGCGTCCCCGGCGAAGAGCGCGACAGCATGCGCGACGCCTATCGCAGCCTGCGAGAAGGCCCGGCCGGCAATTATCAGCTGACTTACCGCGTGCAACTGCCGGACGGCAGCTCGCGTTATCTGGAAAGTCGCGCCCGCCTCTATCGCGACGACAACGGCGCGCCGCTACGCATGGCCGGCACCCTGCTGGACATCACCGATCAGGTTGAACGCGAGCAACGATTGGTGGCTTCGGAAGAGAAATTCGCCACGTTGTTCCAGGTCAGCCCCGACCCGATCTGCGTGACCCGACAGGAAACCGGGGAATTCATTGAGATCAATTCCAGCTTTTCCCAAACCTTCGGCTGGAGCGCCACTGATGTGATCGGCCACACCGCCGAAGAAATCGGCCTGTGGGACGCCTCGGCAAAAAGCCTGCAACGCATCGAACGGGTGATCCGCGAACAGGGCCTGAGCAATGTCGCGATCATCGTCCAGCACAAGGACGGTCAGTCGCTGACCTGCGTGATTTCCAGCCGCCAGATCAGCGTCGGCAACCAGCCGTGCATCGTCACCACGCTGCGCGACATTACCCAGCAACAGCGCTCGGAAGCGGCGCTCAAGGCCAGCGAAGAGAAATTCGCCAAGGCGTTTCACTCCAGCCCCGACGCGATCACCATCACCGAGCGCGATACCGGGCGCTATCTGGAGGTCAACGACGGTTTCTGTCGCCTCACCGGCTATCGCGCCGACGAAGTGGTGGGAAAGACTGTGTATCAGGTCGGCATCTGGGCCGAGGAAAAACAGCGCTCGGCACTGCTCGCCGAGCTGCAGATCAAGGGCCGCGTGCACCATCAGGAAATGCTCGGGCGCAACAAGCGCGGCGAGATACTGACGGTGGAAGTCTCGGTCGAACCGATCACTCTCAACGAAACCGCCTGCCTGTTACTCACGGCGCGGGACGTCAGCCTGCTGAAGAACGCCGAAGCGCAGATCCGCCATCTGGCTTATCACGATCCGCTGACCAACCTGCCCAACCGCGCGCTGCTGATGGATCGCCTGAGCCAGCAGATCGCCCTGCTCAAGCGCCACAACCTGCGCGGTGCGCTGCTGTTTCTCGACCTGGATCACTTCAAGCACATCAACGACTCGCTGGGGCACCCGGTCGGCGACACGGTGCTGAAAATCATCACCGCGCGGCTTGAGGCCAGCGTGCGCATGGAAGACACCGTGGCGCGGCTCGGTGGCGATGAGTTCGTGGTGCTGCTCAGCGGTCTGGAAGGCACGCGCAATGAAGTCAGCGTTCAGGTGCGCGAGCTGGCCGACACCATTCGTGAACTGCTGTCGGAGCCGATGTTCCTCGACGGCCAGCGCCTGCAAGTGACGCCGAGCATCGGCGTGGCGCTGATTCCCGATCACGGCTCGACTCCGACCGACCTGCTCAAACGCGCCGACATTGCGCTGTACCGGGCCAAGGATTCGGGACGCAACACCACGCAGATGTACCACAACACCATGCAGAAAGCGGCCAGCGAACGGCTGCGGATGGAAACCGACCTGCGCCTGGCGCTGTCCCGGGGCGAATTCGACGTGCACTACCAGCCGCAGATCGACGCCCAGGACAACCGCATCATCGGCGCCGAAGCCCTGGTGCGCTGGAATCACCCGGAACTCGGCGCGCAATCGCCCACCGAATTCATCAAGGTGCTGGAGGACAGCGGGCTGATTCTGGAGGTCGGCACCTGGATCCTCGATGAGGCGTGCGAAGCCTTCAAGCAATTGATCGCCGAAAAGCTGATCGATCCTCTGGCCTTCAGTCTGTGCGTGAACATCAGCCCCCGGCAGTTTCGCCAGAACGACTTCGTCGAGCGTATCGAGCGCAGCATGAGCAGCCACGGCCTGCCCTGCTCGCTGCTGAAACTGGAGATCACTGAAGGCATCGTCATACAGAACCTGGAAGACACCATCAGCAAAATGCGTCGCCTGAAAAAACTCGGCGTGAGTTTTGCCATGGACGATTTCGGCACCGGTTATTCATCGCTGACCTATCTGAAACGATTGCCGGTGGACACGCTGAAGATCGATCAGTCGTTCATCCGCGACGCCACCACCGACCCCAACGACGCCGAGATCATCCGCGCCATCGTCGCCATGGCCCGCAGCCTGGAACTGGAAGTGATCGCCGAAGGCGTGGAAACCCCGGAGCAACTGGCCTTCCTGCAAGGATTGGGCTGCCATTTGTATCAGGGTTATCTGCACAGCCGGCCGTTGCCACTGGAAGGGCTGAAAGGATTGCTGGAATAA
- a CDS encoding LysR family transcriptional regulator, whose protein sequence is MDLANLNAFIAIAETGSFSGAGERLHLTQPAISKRIAGLEQQLNVRLFDRLGREVGLTEAGRALLPRAYQILNVLDDTRRALTNLTGEVTGRLTLATSHHIGLHRLPPLLREYTRRYPQVALDIQFLDSEVAYEEILHGRAELAVITLAPEPHTLVKATPVWDDPLDFVVAPEHSLISNGAVTLADIAGHPAVFPGGNTFTHHIVQRLFEAQGLTPNIAMSTNYLETIKMMVSIGLAWSVLPRTMLDEQVARIPLPGIQLSRQLGYILHTERTLSNAARAFMALLDAQIDLPGTLG, encoded by the coding sequence ATGGACCTGGCCAACCTCAATGCTTTTATCGCGATTGCCGAGACCGGAAGCTTCTCCGGCGCCGGTGAACGGCTGCACCTCACGCAACCGGCGATCAGCAAACGCATCGCCGGGCTGGAGCAGCAATTGAATGTGCGGCTGTTCGACCGGCTCGGTCGTGAAGTGGGCCTGACCGAGGCCGGCCGGGCCCTGCTGCCACGGGCTTATCAGATTCTCAATGTGCTCGACGACACCCGCCGCGCCCTGACCAACCTGACCGGCGAAGTCACCGGTCGTCTGACCCTGGCCACCAGTCACCACATCGGCCTGCATCGCTTGCCACCCTTATTAAGGGAATACACCCGTCGTTACCCACAGGTGGCGCTGGATATTCAGTTCCTCGATTCGGAAGTGGCCTACGAGGAAATTCTCCATGGTCGGGCAGAACTGGCAGTCATCACCCTGGCGCCGGAACCGCACACGCTGGTCAAGGCCACGCCGGTCTGGGATGACCCGCTGGATTTCGTGGTCGCCCCGGAGCATTCATTGATCAGCAACGGCGCCGTCACATTGGCGGACATTGCCGGCCATCCGGCGGTTTTCCCCGGCGGCAACACCTTTACCCACCATATTGTGCAGCGGCTGTTCGAGGCTCAGGGCCTGACGCCGAACATCGCCATGAGCACCAACTACCTGGAAACCATCAAGATGATGGTGTCGATCGGCCTGGCCTGGAGCGTTCTGCCGCGCACGATGCTCGATGAACAGGTGGCACGCATACCTTTACCGGGCATACAGCTCAGTCGCCAGCTAGGCTATATCCTGCACACTGAAAGGACGCTGTCGAATGCTGCAAGGGCGTTTATGGCCCTGCTGGACGCTCAAATCGATCTGCCAGGGACTCTCGGCTAA
- the leuC gene encoding 3-isopropylmalate dehydratase large subunit has product MAGKTLYDKLWDSHLVKQRDDGSALIYIDRHIIHEVTSPQAFEGLRLAGRKPWRIDANIATPDHNVPTTPERKGGIEAIADQVSRLQVQTLDDNCDEYGIVEFKMNDVRQGIVHVISPEQGATLPGMTVVCGDSHTSTHGAFGALAHGIGTSEVEHVLATQCLVAKKMKNMLVRVEGQLPFGVTAKDIVLAVIGKIGTAGGNGHAIEFAGSAIRDLSIEGRMTICNMSIEAGARVGLVAADQKTVDYVNGRPFAPKGAEWDLAVESWKDLVSDADAHFDTVVELDAAQIKPQVSWGTSPEMVLAVDQNVPDPAKEMDLVKRDSIVRALKYMGLTANQAITDIQLDRVFIGSCTNSRIEDLRAAAVIAKGRKVASTIKQAIVVPGSGLVKAQAEAEGLDKIFLEAGFEWREPGCSMCLAMNPDRLESGEHCASTSNRNFEGRQGAGGRTHLVSPAMAAAAAVNGRFIDVRELI; this is encoded by the coding sequence ATGGCCGGCAAAACGCTCTACGACAAGCTCTGGGATTCGCATTTGGTCAAGCAGCGCGACGATGGCTCGGCGCTGATCTATATCGATCGTCACATCATCCACGAAGTGACCTCGCCGCAAGCCTTCGAAGGCCTGCGTCTGGCCGGGCGCAAGCCGTGGCGCATCGATGCCAACATCGCCACCCCGGACCACAACGTACCGACCACCCCGGAGCGCAAGGGCGGCATCGAAGCCATTGCCGACCAGGTCTCGCGTTTGCAGGTTCAGACCCTCGACGATAACTGTGATGAATACGGCATCGTCGAATTCAAGATGAACGACGTGCGCCAGGGCATTGTTCACGTGATCAGCCCGGAGCAGGGCGCGACCTTGCCGGGCATGACCGTGGTTTGCGGCGACTCGCACACCTCGACCCACGGCGCGTTCGGCGCCTTGGCCCACGGGATCGGCACTTCCGAGGTCGAGCATGTGCTCGCCACCCAGTGCCTGGTCGCCAAGAAAATGAAGAACATGCTGGTGCGCGTCGAAGGCCAGTTGCCGTTCGGCGTGACCGCCAAGGACATCGTACTCGCGGTGATCGGCAAGATCGGCACCGCTGGCGGTAACGGCCATGCCATCGAGTTCGCCGGCAGCGCGATTCGCGACCTGTCCATCGAAGGCCGCATGACCATCTGTAACATGTCCATCGAAGCCGGTGCCCGCGTGGGCCTGGTGGCGGCGGATCAGAAGACTGTGGATTACGTCAACGGTCGTCCTTTCGCACCGAAAGGCGCCGAGTGGGATCTGGCTGTCGAGTCCTGGAAAGATCTGGTGTCCGACGCCGACGCGCATTTCGACACCGTGGTCGAGCTCGACGCCGCGCAGATCAAGCCGCAGGTCAGCTGGGGCACTTCGCCGGAAATGGTCTTGGCCGTTGATCAGAACGTGCCGGACCCGGCCAAAGAGATGGATCTGGTCAAACGCGACTCGATCGTCCGTGCCTTGAAATACATGGGTTTGACCGCCAATCAGGCGATCACCGACATTCAACTCGATCGCGTATTCATCGGCTCCTGCACCAACTCGCGGATCGAAGACTTGCGCGCTGCCGCGGTGATCGCCAAGGGCCGCAAGGTTGCGTCGACCATCAAGCAGGCCATCGTGGTTCCGGGCTCGGGTCTGGTGAAGGCGCAGGCCGAGGCCGAAGGTCTGGACAAGATCTTCCTCGAAGCCGGTTTCGAATGGCGTGAGCCGGGTTGCTCGATGTGCCTGGCGATGAATCCGGACCGCTTGGAGTCCGGCGAGCATTGCGCCTCGACGTCCAACCGTAACTTCGAAGGCCGTCAGGGCGCCGGTGGCCGTACCCACCTCGTCAGCCCGGCCATGGCCGCTGCGGCGGCGGTGAACGGTCGTTTCATCGACGTTCGTGAATTGATCTAA
- the leuD gene encoding 3-isopropylmalate dehydratase small subunit — protein sequence MKAFTQHTGLVAPLDRANVDTDQIIPKQFLKSIKRTGFGPNLFDEWRYLDVGQPYQDNSKRPLNKEFVLNAERYQGASVLLARENFGCGSSREHAPWALEEYGFRSIIAPSYADIFFNNSFKNGLLPIILSDAEVDELFKQVEAAPGYQLQIDLHEQTVTSPNGKVYRFEIDAFRKHCLLNGLDDIGLTLQDGDAIAAFEAKHRASQPWLFRDA from the coding sequence ATGAAAGCTTTTACCCAGCACACTGGTCTCGTCGCGCCTCTGGATCGTGCCAACGTCGACACCGACCAGATCATTCCGAAGCAGTTTCTGAAGTCGATCAAGCGCACCGGTTTCGGTCCGAACCTGTTCGACGAGTGGCGTTACCTCGATGTGGGTCAGCCGTATCAGGACAACTCCAAGCGTCCGCTGAACAAGGAGTTCGTGCTCAACGCCGAGCGTTATCAAGGCGCCAGCGTGCTACTGGCCCGCGAGAACTTCGGTTGCGGCTCCAGCCGTGAGCACGCGCCGTGGGCGCTGGAAGAGTACGGTTTCCGCAGCATCATCGCGCCGAGCTACGCCGACATCTTCTTCAACAACAGCTTCAAGAACGGCTTGCTGCCGATCATCCTGAGCGACGCAGAAGTCGACGAGCTGTTCAAGCAAGTCGAGGCCGCGCCGGGCTATCAGTTGCAGATCGATCTGCACGAGCAGACCGTGACCAGCCCAAATGGCAAGGTCTATCGCTTCGAGATCGACGCTTTCCGCAAACACTGCCTGCTCAACGGCCTGGACGACATCGGCCTGACCTTGCAGGACGGCGATGCGATTGCCGCGTTTGAAGCGAAGCATCGCGCGAGTCAGCCGTGGTTGTTCCGCGACGCGTGA
- a CDS encoding class I SAM-dependent methyltransferase, with translation MTSTAQHSQVVQKQFGEQAAAYLSSAVHAQGTEFALLQAELAGQGEARVLDLGCGAGHVSFHVAPLVKEVVAYDLSQQMLDVVAAAAVDRGLSNVSTVNGAAERLPFIDGEFDFVFSRYSAHHWSDLGVALREVRRVLKPGGVAAFIDVLSPGSPLFDTYLQSVEVLRDTSHVRDYSAGEWLRQVSEAGLHTRSTSRQRLRLEYNSWVERMRTPEVMRAAIRQLQQSMGNEVREYFEIEADGSFSTDVLVLWAEK, from the coding sequence ATGACCAGCACCGCCCAGCACAGTCAGGTTGTACAAAAGCAATTCGGTGAACAGGCCGCCGCCTACCTGAGCAGCGCCGTTCACGCTCAAGGCACTGAATTTGCGCTGCTGCAGGCTGAACTGGCGGGGCAGGGCGAGGCGCGGGTGCTGGACCTGGGATGCGGCGCCGGGCACGTGAGTTTTCACGTCGCTCCGTTGGTGAAGGAAGTGGTGGCGTACGACCTGTCGCAGCAGATGCTCGACGTGGTCGCCGCCGCTGCCGTTGATCGCGGCTTGAGCAACGTGTCCACGGTCAACGGCGCCGCCGAGCGTCTGCCGTTTATCGATGGTGAGTTCGACTTCGTGTTCAGCCGCTATTCGGCGCACCATTGGAGCGATCTCGGCGTGGCCTTGCGCGAAGTGCGTCGGGTGCTGAAGCCGGGCGGCGTGGCGGCGTTCATCGATGTGCTGTCGCCGGGCAGTCCGCTGTTCGACACCTATTTGCAGAGTGTCGAAGTGCTGCGCGATACCAGCCATGTGCGCGATTATTCGGCCGGTGAGTGGTTGCGTCAGGTCAGTGAAGCCGGTCTGCACACCCGCAGCACCTCGCGTCAGCGCCTGCGTCTGGAGTACAACAGCTGGGTCGAGCGCATGCGCACACCCGAAGTGATGCGCGCCGCGATCCGCCAGTTGCAGCAATCGATGGGCAACGAAGTGCGCGAATATTTTGAGATTGAGGCCGATGGTTCGTTCAGTACAGATGTACTGGTGCTCTGGGCTGAAAAGTAA
- the leuB gene encoding 3-isopropylmalate dehydrogenase has translation MSKQILILPGDGIGPEIMAEAVKVLELANDKYSLGFELSHDVIGGAAIDKHGVPLADETLDRARAADAVLLGAVGGPKWDTIERDIRPERGLLKIRAQLGLFGNLRPAILYPQLADASSLKPEIVAGLDILIVRELTGGIYFGAPRGTRTLENGERQSYDTLPYSESEIRRIARVGFDMAMVRGKKLCSVDKANVLASSQLWREVVEQVAKDYPDVELSHMYVDNAAMQLVRAPKQFDVIVTDNMFGDILSDEASMLTGSIGMLPSASLDANNKGMYEPCHGSAPDIAGKGIANPLATILSVSMMLRYSFNLHEAADAIEKAVSVVLDQGLRTGDIFSTGCTKVGTQEMGDAVVAALRNL, from the coding sequence ATGAGCAAGCAGATTCTGATTCTCCCAGGCGACGGTATTGGTCCGGAAATCATGGCCGAAGCGGTCAAGGTGCTGGAACTGGCCAACGACAAGTACAGCCTGGGCTTCGAGCTGAGCCATGACGTGATCGGTGGCGCCGCCATCGACAAGCACGGCGTGCCGCTGGCCGACGAAACCCTCGATCGTGCCCGTGCTGCCGACGCGGTGTTGCTGGGCGCCGTGGGCGGCCCGAAATGGGACACCATCGAGCGTGACATCCGCCCTGAGCGCGGCCTGCTGAAGATCCGTGCGCAACTGGGTCTGTTCGGCAACCTGCGTCCGGCGATTCTGTACCCGCAACTGGCTGACGCTTCGAGCCTGAAACCGGAAATCGTTGCCGGCCTGGACATCCTGATCGTCCGTGAGCTGACCGGCGGCATCTACTTCGGCGCGCCACGCGGCACCCGTACTCTGGAAAACGGCGAGCGCCAGTCCTACGACACGCTGCCTTACAGCGAAAGCGAAATACGCCGCATCGCCCGTGTCGGTTTCGACATGGCCATGGTTCGTGGCAAGAAGCTGTGCTCGGTGGACAAGGCCAACGTGCTGGCGTCCAGCCAACTGTGGCGTGAAGTGGTCGAGCAGGTCGCCAAGGATTACCCGGACGTCGAGCTGAGCCACATGTACGTCGACAACGCCGCCATGCAACTGGTGCGTGCGCCGAAGCAGTTCGACGTGATCGTCACCGACAACATGTTCGGCGACATCCTGTCCGACGAAGCGTCGATGCTCACCGGCTCCATCGGCATGCTGCCGTCGGCCTCGCTGGACGCCAACAACAAGGGCATGTACGAGCCTTGCCACGGTTCGGCGCCGGACATCGCCGGCAAAGGCATCGCCAACCCGCTGGCGACCATTCTGTCGGTGTCGATGATGTTGCGTTATAGCTTCAATCTGCACGAAGCGGCGGATGCCATCGAGAAAGCGGTCAGCGTGGTGCTGGATCAAGGTCTGCGCACCGGCGACATCTTTTCGACCGGTTGCACTAAAGTCGGTACGCAGGAAATGGGTGACGCAGTAGTCGCCGCGCTGCGGAATCTGTAA
- the asd gene encoding aspartate-semialdehyde dehydrogenase — translation MKRVGLIGWRGMVGSVLMQRMLEEQDFDLIEPVFFTTSNVGGQGPSVGKDIAPLKDAYSIEELKTLDVILTCQGGDYTSEVFPKLREAGWQGYWIDAASSLRMNDDAVIILDPVNRKVIDQQLDAGTKNYIGGNCTVSLMLMGLGGLFEAGLVEWMSAMTYQAASGAGAQNMRELIKQMGATHAAVADQLADPASAILDIDRRVAEAMRSDAYPTENFGVPLAGSLIPWIDKELPNGQSREEWKAQAETNKILGRFKSPIPVDGICVRIGAMRCHSQALTIKLNKDVPIADIEGLISQHNPWVKLVPNQREISMQELSPTKVTGTLNVPVGRLRKLNMGSQFVGAFTVGDQLLWGAAEPLRRMLRILLER, via the coding sequence ATGAAACGTGTAGGTCTGATCGGTTGGCGCGGCATGGTCGGTTCCGTGCTCATGCAGCGGATGCTGGAAGAGCAGGATTTCGATCTTATCGAGCCGGTGTTTTTCACCACTTCCAATGTCGGTGGCCAAGGCCCGTCCGTGGGCAAGGACATTGCTCCGCTCAAGGACGCTTACAGCATTGAAGAGCTGAAGACCCTCGACGTGATCCTGACCTGCCAGGGCGGCGACTACACCAGCGAAGTGTTCCCGAAGCTGCGCGAAGCCGGCTGGCAGGGTTACTGGATCGACGCGGCCTCGAGCCTGCGGATGAACGACGACGCCGTCATCATCCTCGACCCGGTCAACCGCAAGGTCATCGACCAGCAGCTGGACGCGGGCACCAAGAACTACATCGGCGGCAACTGCACCGTCAGCCTGATGCTGATGGGCCTGGGCGGTCTGTTCGAGGCCGGTCTGGTCGAATGGATGAGCGCCATGACCTATCAGGCGGCTTCCGGTGCCGGCGCGCAGAACATGCGTGAACTGATCAAGCAGATGGGCGCGACCCACGCCGCTGTCGCCGATCAACTGGCCGATCCTGCCAGCGCGATCCTCGACATCGACCGTCGTGTGGCCGAAGCCATGCGCAGCGATGCGTACCCGACCGAAAACTTCGGTGTACCGCTGGCCGGCAGCCTGATCCCGTGGATCGACAAGGAACTGCCGAACGGCCAGAGCCGCGAAGAGTGGAAGGCCCAGGCCGAGACCAACAAGATCCTCGGCCGCTTCAAGAGCCCGATCCCGGTCGATGGCATCTGCGTGCGCATTGGCGCCATGCGTTGCCACAGCCAGGCACTGACCATCAAGCTGAACAAGGACGTGCCGATCGCCGACATCGAAGGGCTGATCAGCCAGCACAACCCTTGGGTCAAACTGGTGCCGAACCAGCGCGAAATCAGCATGCAGGAGCTGAGCCCGACGAAAGTCACCGGCACCCTGAACGTACCGGTCGGTCGTCTGCGCAAGCTGAACATGGGTTCGCAGTTCGTCGGTGCTTTCACCGTCGGCGACCAGCTGCTGTGGGGCGCGGCCGAACCGCTGCGTCGCATGCTGCGGATCCTGCTTGAGCGTTGA
- a CDS encoding aspartate-semialdehyde dehydrogenase: MTQTLDIAVIGATGTVGETLVQILEERDFPVGTLHLLASSESAGSSVLFRNKNVRVREVDEFDFSKVKLAFFAAGPAITLSYAARAHAAGCSLVDLSGALPADQAPQVVPEANANVLVGLEVPFQVSSPSPSATTLAVVLAPLLDLIELQYVHVTANLAVSAQGREAVTELARQTAELLNMRPLEPTFFDRQMAFNLLAQVGTPDAQGHTLLEKRLVRELRQVLAKPLLKISATCVQAPVFFGDSFSVTLQSASAVDLEKVNAALEDAEGIELVEAGDYPTAVGDAVGQDVVYVGRVRAGVDEPSELNLWLTSDNVRKGAALNAVQVAELLIKDLL, encoded by the coding sequence ATGACCCAGACCCTTGATATTGCCGTGATCGGCGCCACCGGTACTGTCGGCGAAACCCTGGTGCAGATTCTTGAAGAGCGCGACTTCCCGGTCGGCACCTTGCACCTGTTGGCCAGCAGCGAATCCGCCGGTAGCTCCGTGCTGTTTCGCAACAAGAACGTGCGCGTGCGTGAAGTCGACGAGTTCGATTTCAGCAAGGTCAAGCTTGCGTTCTTCGCCGCCGGGCCGGCCATCACCCTGAGTTACGCTGCCCGCGCTCACGCGGCGGGTTGTTCGCTGGTCGACCTGTCCGGTGCGTTGCCGGCGGATCAGGCGCCGCAAGTGGTGCCGGAAGCCAATGCCAATGTACTGGTCGGTTTGGAAGTGCCGTTCCAGGTCAGCAGTCCGAGCCCGTCGGCCACCACATTGGCCGTGGTGCTGGCACCGTTGCTCGATCTGATCGAGCTGCAATATGTGCATGTCACCGCCAATCTGGCGGTTTCCGCCCAGGGCCGCGAAGCCGTGACCGAGCTGGCGCGCCAGACCGCCGAGCTGCTGAACATGCGTCCGCTGGAGCCGACATTCTTCGATCGGCAGATGGCTTTCAACCTGCTGGCTCAGGTCGGTACGCCCGACGCGCAAGGCCATACGCTGCTGGAAAAACGTCTGGTGCGCGAGCTGCGTCAGGTGCTGGCCAAGCCTTTATTAAAGATTTCCGCAACTTGCGTTCAAGCCCCGGTGTTTTTTGGCGATAGCTTTAGCGTGACCTTGCAGTCAGCGAGCGCGGTCGACCTGGAAAAGGTCAACGCCGCACTTGAGGACGCCGAGGGCATCGAGCTGGTCGAGGCCGGAGATTATCCAACCGCCGTTGGTGACGCGGTGGGGCAGGACGTGGTCTACGTCGGGCGCGTGCGCGCCGGTGTCGACGAGCCGTCGGAACTTAATCTGTGGCTGACGTCAGATAACGTACGCAAAGGTGCGGCCCTCAACGCCGTGCAGGTCGCCGAGTTGTTGATAAAAGACCTGCTGTAA